The following coding sequences lie in one Anaerolineales bacterium genomic window:
- a CDS encoding 4Fe-4S binding protein, with product MVYVDKDRCKGCGLCVQACPTGAIQLIDGVARVEQSLCRECHACLSACPMGAMLMVQEPISADAPEPAAIPTRRLAPSVSPGGIQTWLGNASAFLQREVAPRIAAFWENRDPSGPYPYRSVGFYRDRPYAGRGGGRRARRRRGRW from the coding sequence ATGGTCTATGTCGACAAAGATCGTTGCAAAGGTTGCGGCTTATGCGTACAAGCCTGCCCGACAGGCGCCATTCAGTTGATCGATGGCGTAGCCCGGGTCGAGCAGAGCCTCTGCCGAGAATGCCATGCTTGCCTTTCCGCGTGTCCGATGGGAGCCATGCTCATGGTGCAAGAACCGATTTCGGCGGACGCTCCTGAGCCCGCGGCTATCCCGACTCGCCGTCTGGCGCCCTCGGTCAGCCCGGGTGGCATCCAGACTTGGCTGGGCAATGCGTCAGCCTTCCTGCAGCGGGAGGTGGCGCCCCGCATTGCGGCCTTTTGGGAGAATCGAGACCCTTCCGGGCCGTATCCATACCGTTCCGTCGGATTCTACCGGGACCGGCCTTACGCTGGACGAGGCGGGGGAAGGCGCGCCCGTCGCCGGCGTGGACGTTGGTAG